Proteins encoded by one window of Acidimicrobiia bacterium:
- a CDS encoding hemerythrin domain-containing protein: MSTLGAPDITVLILDEHEEFRRQFVALWDPRPAGDARAVAEVWQPLADLLEVHASAEEEILYPVLLRRGSEEAPEETDDAIGDHNQIRDAIRAAAGAEPGSNTWWEAVLACRKANDEHLAEEEREVIPDFREHSDQELRDQLGVRWVAFHAEHLGARGVSGDDIDPGEYVAENS; this comes from the coding sequence ATGAGCACCCTGGGTGCCCCTGACATCACCGTCCTGATCCTGGACGAGCACGAGGAGTTCCGACGCCAGTTTGTCGCGCTGTGGGACCCGCGCCCCGCTGGGGACGCAAGGGCGGTCGCCGAGGTGTGGCAGCCGCTCGCCGATCTGCTGGAGGTCCACGCGAGCGCCGAAGAGGAGATCCTCTACCCGGTGCTGCTGAGGCGCGGCAGCGAGGAGGCACCCGAGGAGACCGACGACGCCATCGGTGACCACAACCAGATCCGCGATGCGATCCGGGCTGCGGCCGGCGCCGAGCCGGGCAGCAATACCTGGTGGGAGGCCGTCCTGGCCTGCCGCAAGGCGAACGACGAGCACCTCGCGGAGGAGGAGCGGGAGGTCATCCCCGATTTCCGCGAGCACAGCGACCAGGAGTTGCGCGACCAGCTGGGGGTGCGGTGGGTCGCGTTCCACGCCGAGCACCTGGGCGCTCGCGGCGTGTCCGGAGACGACATCGACCCCGGCGAGTACGTCGCCGAGAACTCGTGA